CGTGAGGTCCGTGTAGTCGGCGACATGGCGGTAGGGCACGGTCATCAGGTGACCGCCGTTGTACGGGTAGAGGTTGAGCACGGCGTAGACCTGCTCGCCGCGGCGGACGACCAGTCCGTCCTCGTCGGACTTGGCCGGGATCGAGCAGAAGGGGCAGCCGTCGCCGGCGCCCGGGCCGGTCGGCTTGTTCTCGCCCTGGATGTAGGCCATCCGGTGGGGCGTCCACAGACGCTGGAACGCGTCCTGCGTCCCCACTCCCAGCTGCTGCTCCGGCTCACTCGTCATGCAGTGCAGCATATGGCGTCGAGCTGGGGGGACGGCAAAGGCCCCCGGGGTCGCCCCGGGGGCCTCGGCGCCGTGTGATCAGACCTGCGCGCGCTCCTCGACGACCTTCTGGATCTTCGCGATGGCCTCGTCGAAGGGGATGCCGTTCTCCTGGGAGCCGTCGCGGTAGCGGAAGGACACCGACCCCTGGGACATGTCCTCGTCGCCCGCGATGACCATGAAGGGCACCTTCTGCTTCTGGGCGTTGCGGATCTTCTTCTGCATGCGGTCCGAGGAGGAGTCGACCTCGACCCGCAGGCCCTGCTTCCTGGCCGCGGCGGCGAACTTCTCCAGGTACTCGACGTGCGCGTCGCCGATCGGGATGCCGACC
This genomic stretch from Streptomyces sp. Go-475 harbors:
- a CDS encoding HIT domain-containing protein — its product is MLHCMTSEPEQQLGVGTQDAFQRLWTPHRMAYIQGENKPTGPGAGDGCPFCSIPAKSDEDGLVVRRGEQVYAVLNLYPYNGGHLMTVPYRHVADYTDLTAGETAELGELTKQAMTALRTASGAHGFNIGMNQGSVAGAGIAAHLHQHIVPRWGGDTNFMPVVGHTRVLPQLLADTRKMLAEAWPTT